The following coding sequences are from one Augochlora pura isolate Apur16 chromosome 6, APUR_v2.2.1, whole genome shotgun sequence window:
- the Psidin gene encoding phagocyte signaling impaired, with translation MASKAHVESIVNERRLRRIYDWLDNGNNKKALQEADKVIKKHPSNQCAQMLKALALLRLGKENECQVIMDKVRSKIPCEDSTLQVMSICYREIHQPNKISEVYEAAAKADPNNEELLTHLFMSYVRLGDYKKQQQTALALYKLKPKNPYYFWAVMSIVMQAIHAEKKLAKTVILPLAERMVLKIIEEGKMEAEQEVQLYLMILELQDKSEEMLNVLSGPLAIHLSPISQAKAALLLKLERFPEAANAYKELINENTDNWAYYKDYLSAALKYQKPEECLEFFKNIINTSKKEVRAPYLAQFELYKSTQSKGNIENTAEVINLMHQYFLWFGEKDCVVEDLRLYLNLLTHVEKLELLRKIEEEESDVESEGFPLTVQQMRRHIHYEQLRRICGLHHSPNVSIDEQKQLVERLCILYEKGNVLCPIQGRLPTDFCPADSYILLATHLLHELWSNTDDASYLYR, from the exons ATGGCGTCTAAAGCCCATGTGGAAAGTATTGTTAACGAACGTCGGTTACGTCGGATATATG ATTGGTTGGATAATGGAAACAATAAGAAAGCTCTGCAAGAAGCAGATAAGGTGATTAAAAAACACCCGAGCAATCAATGCGCCCAAATGCTCAAAGCTTTGGCTTTGTTGCGGTTGGGTAAAGAAAATGAGTGTCAGGTTATTATGGATAAAGTACGCTCAAAGATACCCTGTGAGGATTCTACTCTACAGGTTATGAGCATTTGTTACAGAGAAATACATCAAC CAAACAAAATTAGTGAAGTATACGAGGCTGCGGCCAAAGCAGACCCGAATAATGAGGAATTATTAACGCATCTTTTTATGTCCTATGTACGTCTTGGAGATTACAAGAAACAGCAACAAACTGCGCTTgcattgtataaattaaaaccaAAAAATCCTTATTACTTTTGGGCTGTGATGAGTATAGTTATGCAGGCTATACACGCCGAAAAGAAATTAGCGAAAACAGTTATTTTACCCTTAGCGGAAAGAATG gtgttgaaaataattgaagaaggTAAAATGGAAGCGGAACAAGAAGTCCAATTGTATTTAATGATATTGGAACTTCAAGATAAAAGCGAAGAAATGCTGAATGTTCTCTCTGGACCCTTAGCTATACACCTTTCGCCCATTTCTCAAGCGAAAGCTGCTCTTCTATTAAAATTGGAACGCTTTCCTGAAGCTGCAAATGCATATAAAGAACTTATCAATGAAAA TACAGACAATTGGGCTTATTATAAAGATTATCTTTCTGCGGCCTTGAAATATCAAAAACCTGAGGAATGTTTAGAATTCttcaagaatattataaatacatcaaaGAAAGAAGTCAGAGCACCGTATTTGGCTCAGTTTGAATTATACAAGAGTACTCAGAGCAAAGGAAACATTGAGAATACTGCtgaagtaataaatttaatgcatCAGTATTTCTTATGGTTTGGAGAAAAAGACTGTGTAGTTGAAGACCTACGGCTGtacttaaatttattaacgcatGTAGAGAAGTTAGAATTGCTTCGAAAA atAGAGGAGGAAGAGTCGGATGTTGAATCGGAGGGTTTCCCATTAACTGTGCAGCAAATGCGACGTCATATTCATTACGAACAATTGCGTCGTATCTGTGGTTTGCATCATTCCCCGAACGTATCTATAGACGAACAAAAGCAACTAGTAGAAcgattatgtatattatatgaaaaggGTAATGTATTATGTCCGATTCAGGGAAGATTACCAACAGATTTTTGTCCCGCGGATTCTTACATCCTTTTAGCTACACACTTATTGCACGAACTGTGGAGCAATACCGACGACGCATCTTACCTCTACAGGTGA
- the LOC144471243 gene encoding replication protein A 32 kDa subunit-like, which produces MWDSTRDGSGTTGGFTSKNIAGSSRENAVRVRNIVPVMIGLLHRTKGELKVLGKPVHIVSILGILRSVEESATKETYIIEDQTGTITAFRWLEAEKSSSSPTFKIDTYVRVYGHLREQNDVPHILMLKMMPMTELNELTTHLLEVMYIALKSKKMAAAEKEKIEKMEVVDAGSSNSNIKDNISGLSREQSLVLNVIRAEDKVDDTGIHKSVLIQKVPQYIAPKLDAILDFLSGEGHLYTTLNNDYFKAT; this is translated from the exons ATGTGGGATAGCACTAGAGACGGTTCAGGAACCACAGGTGGTTTCACCAGCAAAAATATCGCTGGCAGCAGCAGAGAAAACGCTGTAAGGGTGCGAAACATCGTACCTGTAATGATCGGGCTTTTGCACAGAACCAAGGGCGAACTAAAAGTTCTCGGGAAGCCCGTGCATATAGTATCCATACTAGGAATTTTGAGAAGCGTGGAAGAATCGGCCACGAAGGAGACGTACATCATAGAGGATCAAACTG GAACGATTACAGCGTTCCGTTGGCTGGAAGCAGAAAAATCAAGTTCTAGTCCAACTTTTAAAATAGATACGTACGTGCGGGTATATGGGCACTTGCGCGAACAAAATGATGTACCCCACATATTAATGTTGAAAATGATGCCCATGacagaattaaatgaattgaCGACTCATTTACTGGAAGTAATGTACATAgcattaaaatcgaaaaaaatgGCCGCcgcggagaaagaaaaaattgagaaaatggAAGTAGTCGATGCtggtagtagtaatagtaatataaaagataatattagCGGGTTATCAAGGGAACAAAGTTTAGTCTTAAATGTAATTAGAGCAGAAGATAAAGTCGACGACACCGGCATCCACAAAAGTGTCCTCATTCAGAAGGTGCCACAATACATCGCACCAAAACTGGACGCTATACTTGATTTCCTTTCAGGCGAAGGCCACTTGTATACTACCCTCAATAACGACTATTTCAAAGCAACCTAA